The following coding sequences lie in one Nocardioides sambongensis genomic window:
- the truA gene encoding tRNA pseudouridine(38-40) synthase TruA: protein MRIRIDLAYDGTEFKGWATQPGLRTVQGELTAALHTVLRLEPGTLQVTCAGRTDSGVHARGQVAHCDLPDQPSGLRERVAERPDLLLRRVNGVLDPDLRLRRVEVAPAGFDARFAALWRRYAYRIVDDPARVDPLRRRHVLTWPRTLDVEAMDAAAGRLLGLHDFAAFCKQREGATTIRTLQEFGWTREPDGTVLGHVRADAFCHSMVRALVGCSIAVGEGRKDPAWAGEILAGRRRDPGVVVVAAHGLTLEQVGYPPAAQLAERVGQTSARRSDPLLAEPEDREGTR, encoded by the coding sequence GTGCGGATCCGGATCGACCTCGCCTACGACGGCACCGAGTTCAAGGGGTGGGCGACCCAACCCGGTCTGCGCACCGTCCAGGGCGAGCTGACCGCGGCGCTGCACACCGTGCTGCGTCTCGAGCCGGGCACGTTGCAGGTGACCTGCGCGGGGCGGACCGACTCCGGCGTCCACGCCCGCGGGCAGGTCGCCCACTGCGACCTGCCCGACCAGCCGTCCGGCCTGCGCGAACGGGTCGCGGAACGACCGGACCTGCTGCTGCGCCGGGTCAACGGGGTGCTCGACCCGGACCTGCGGCTGCGGCGGGTCGAGGTCGCGCCGGCCGGTTTCGACGCCCGTTTCGCCGCCCTGTGGCGGCGCTACGCCTACCGGATCGTGGACGATCCGGCCCGGGTGGACCCGCTGCGCCGACGGCACGTGCTGACCTGGCCGCGGACGCTCGACGTCGAGGCGATGGATGCCGCCGCCGGCCGACTGCTCGGACTCCACGACTTCGCTGCCTTCTGCAAGCAGCGGGAGGGCGCGACCACGATCCGCACGCTCCAGGAGTTCGGCTGGACCCGTGAGCCGGACGGCACCGTGCTGGGCCACGTCCGGGCCGATGCGTTCTGCCACTCGATGGTGCGCGCCCTGGTCGGCTGCTCGATCGCGGTCGGTGAGGGACGCAAGGACCCGGCATGGGCGGGCGAGATCCTCGCCGGACGGCGCCGTGACCCGGGGGTGGTCGTGGTCGCCGCGCACGGGCTGACGCTGGAGCAGGTGGGCTATCCACCGGCCGCGCAGCTGGCCGAGCGGGTCGGACAGACCTCGGCACGTCGTAGCGATCCGTTGCTGGCCGAGCCCGAGGACCGGGAGGGGACCCGATGA
- a CDS encoding ABC transporter permease — protein sequence MTASPTTAAPATDRAAATDPLGRAPLALLLPAIAAVVLLVVPLVAMVASADPTALWDALGSPMLQEALWLSVLTSTLAMMVCLLLGLPLAWVLARVDFRGRRLVRALVTVPMVLPPVVAGIALRSAFGRSGIVGEPLLDATGFAFPYTVWGVVLAHVFVSLPFVVISMEGGLRSAGTRYDAAAAVLGASRWTTFRRVTVPLALPGIAAGMLLGWARSLGEFGATITFNGNYPGTTQTMPTLIYVARQSDTDAALALSLVMLAFSVAVLVVLRDRWLVTA from the coding sequence ATGACCGCCAGCCCCACGACCGCAGCGCCGGCCACCGACCGGGCCGCGGCCACGGACCCGCTGGGACGGGCGCCGCTCGCACTGCTGCTGCCGGCGATCGCGGCAGTCGTGCTGCTCGTGGTCCCACTGGTCGCCATGGTCGCCTCGGCCGATCCGACAGCCCTCTGGGACGCACTCGGGTCGCCGATGCTGCAGGAGGCACTGTGGCTCTCGGTGCTGACCTCCACGCTGGCGATGATGGTCTGCCTGCTGCTCGGCCTGCCGCTGGCCTGGGTCCTCGCCCGCGTCGACTTCCGCGGACGCCGGCTCGTCCGCGCCCTGGTGACCGTGCCGATGGTGCTGCCACCGGTCGTCGCGGGCATCGCGTTGCGCTCCGCGTTCGGGCGCTCCGGGATCGTCGGCGAGCCACTCCTCGACGCCACCGGCTTCGCCTTCCCCTACACGGTGTGGGGCGTCGTGCTCGCCCACGTCTTCGTGTCGCTGCCGTTCGTGGTGATCAGCATGGAGGGCGGCCTGCGCTCCGCCGGCACCCGGTACGACGCCGCCGCCGCGGTGCTCGGCGCCTCCCGCTGGACGACGTTCCGCCGGGTCACCGTGCCGCTGGCGCTCCCGGGCATCGCCGCCGGGATGCTGCTCGGCTGGGCCCGCTCGCTCGGCGAGTTCGGGGCGACCATCACCTTCAACGGCAACTACCCCGGCACCACCCAGACGATGCCGACCCTGATCTACGTGGCCCGGCAGTCCGACACCGACGCCGCGCTGGCGCTGAGCCTGGTGATGCTGGCGTTCTCGGTCGCCGTGCTCGTGGTGCTCCGCGACCGCTGGCTGGTGACCGCATGA
- a CDS encoding SIMPL domain-containing protein, translating into MTTEITVRGSFEHFCAPERGTVHATVSFEGPAIQPVFERTVRALDLVRSTVQPLHDPGQGPVTWWNTQEIRTWANRPWNKDGKRLPLVHHASVGLEVKFRDFAVLSRWLSGHVEGTEGFTLGRVVWALTEARRVELEQDARTRAVRDARTRAQHYADALELGPLRPVALADTGMLGTGTGPGEGPVAFARGAAAGAGGSDPDLVPADVKVRADVEARFTTG; encoded by the coding sequence ATGACCACCGAGATCACCGTGCGCGGTTCCTTCGAGCACTTCTGCGCCCCCGAGCGCGGCACCGTGCACGCGACGGTGTCCTTCGAGGGGCCGGCGATCCAGCCCGTCTTCGAACGGACCGTCCGGGCCCTCGACCTGGTCCGGTCGACGGTGCAGCCGCTGCACGACCCCGGGCAGGGGCCGGTGACCTGGTGGAACACCCAGGAGATCCGCACCTGGGCGAACCGCCCGTGGAACAAGGACGGCAAGCGTCTGCCGCTGGTGCACCACGCGTCGGTCGGGCTGGAGGTGAAGTTCCGCGACTTCGCCGTGCTGTCGCGCTGGCTCAGCGGGCACGTCGAGGGCACCGAGGGCTTCACGCTCGGCCGGGTGGTGTGGGCGCTGACCGAGGCGCGCCGGGTCGAGCTGGAGCAGGACGCCCGCACCCGCGCCGTACGGGATGCGCGGACCCGCGCCCAGCACTACGCCGACGCGCTGGAGCTCGGACCGCTCCGGCCGGTGGCGCTGGCGGACACCGGCATGCTCGGCACCGGCACCGGGCCGGGGGAGGGGCCGGTCGCCTTCGCGCGCGGCGCCGCAGCCGGAGCGGGCGGGAGCGACCCCGACCTGGTGCCTGCCGACGTCAAGGTGCGCGCCGACGTCGAGGCCCGGTTCACCACCGGCTGA
- a CDS encoding pseudouridine-5'-phosphate glycosidase gives MSHPMLQMTEEVATALADGAPVVALESTIISHGMPYPRNVAMAREVEEIVRGEGAVPATIAVLDGVPRIGLGDEDLELLGSHPDVVKVSIRDLPYVVGRGLHGATTVAATMRLAALAGIRVFVTGGLGGVHRGASATFDESADLVELATSDVAVVSAGIKSILDIGLTLERLETLGVPVVVHGNDEYPSFYSRSSGHAAPMRVDTAAEVASMMRAKWGLGLSGGMVVADPIPVADEIPADEIATVIDRALAEADERGIRGKEITPFLLGRIVELTDGASLTANIALVRNNARTGAAIARAYAAF, from the coding sequence GTGAGCCACCCGATGCTGCAGATGACCGAGGAGGTCGCCACCGCGCTCGCCGACGGCGCGCCGGTGGTGGCGCTGGAGTCGACCATCATCAGTCACGGCATGCCCTACCCGCGCAACGTCGCGATGGCGCGCGAGGTCGAGGAGATCGTCCGCGGCGAGGGCGCTGTGCCGGCCACCATCGCGGTGCTCGACGGCGTCCCCCGGATCGGGCTCGGCGACGAGGACCTGGAGCTGCTCGGCTCGCACCCGGACGTGGTCAAGGTCAGCATCCGGGACCTGCCCTACGTGGTGGGCCGCGGCCTGCACGGCGCCACCACGGTGGCGGCCACCATGCGGCTGGCCGCGCTCGCCGGGATCCGGGTCTTCGTCACCGGCGGGCTGGGCGGTGTGCACCGGGGCGCGAGCGCCACGTTCGACGAGTCGGCCGACCTGGTCGAGCTGGCGACCAGCGACGTGGCCGTGGTCAGCGCCGGGATCAAGTCGATCCTGGACATCGGGCTCACGCTGGAGCGGCTGGAGACCCTGGGGGTGCCGGTGGTGGTCCACGGCAACGACGAGTACCCGTCGTTCTACTCCCGCTCGTCGGGCCACGCGGCACCGATGCGGGTCGACACCGCCGCCGAGGTGGCGTCGATGATGCGGGCCAAGTGGGGGTTGGGGCTCTCCGGCGGGATGGTGGTCGCCGACCCGATCCCGGTCGCGGACGAGATCCCCGCCGACGAGATCGCCACGGTGATCGACCGCGCGCTGGCCGAGGCGGACGAGCGGGGCATCCGCGGCAAGGAGATCACCCCGTTCCTGCTCGGCCGGATCGTGGAGCTCACCGATGGGGCGTCACTGACCGCCAACATCGCGCTGGTCCGCAACAACGCACGCACCGGAGCGGCGATCGCCCGGGCCTACGCCGCGTTCTGA
- the modA gene encoding molybdate ABC transporter substrate-binding protein: MTASPVRRLAAPLGLVLLAAATLTGCGEDGADDATLQVLAAASLTDVFADLADDFEEDHDGVEVELSFGSSTDLAEQAADGAPGDVLATADEASMTIATDAGAAAAPTTFATNVLVIVTPPDNPAGIESLADLDGATWVRCADEAPCGKVAAAVLADNDVTAEPASLEEDVRATLDKVTSGEADAGLVYATDAVAAGDDVTTIAIDGAEEQLTSYSVAALDQSSDAELADEWVDLVTGPDGQAVLTEAGFTLP, from the coding sequence ATGACCGCCTCCCCCGTCCGCCGACTGGCGGCACCGCTCGGCCTCGTTCTCCTCGCCGCCGCCACCCTCACCGGGTGCGGCGAGGACGGTGCCGACGACGCCACGCTGCAGGTGCTGGCCGCCGCCTCGCTGACCGACGTCTTCGCCGACCTCGCCGACGACTTCGAGGAGGACCACGACGGGGTCGAGGTGGAGCTCTCCTTCGGGTCCAGCACCGATCTCGCCGAGCAGGCGGCCGACGGCGCACCCGGCGACGTGCTGGCGACGGCCGACGAGGCCTCGATGACGATCGCCACCGACGCCGGGGCCGCCGCGGCGCCCACCACCTTCGCGACCAACGTGCTGGTGATCGTCACCCCGCCCGACAACCCCGCCGGGATCGAGTCGCTGGCCGACCTGGACGGCGCCACCTGGGTCCGGTGCGCCGACGAGGCGCCCTGCGGCAAGGTCGCCGCCGCGGTGCTGGCCGACAACGACGTCACCGCGGAGCCGGCGAGCCTCGAGGAGGACGTGCGCGCCACGCTGGACAAGGTGACCTCGGGCGAGGCGGACGCCGGCCTGGTCTACGCCACCGACGCGGTCGCCGCCGGGGACGACGTCACCACCATCGCGATCGACGGCGCCGAGGAGCAGCTCACCTCCTACTCCGTCGCGGCCCTCGACCAGTCCTCCGACGCCGAGCTCGCCGACGAGTGGGTCGACCTGGTCACCGGCCCCGACGGACAGGCGGTGCTCACCGAGGCGGGCTTCACCCTGCCATGA
- a CDS encoding carbohydrate kinase family protein, with product METGSDRDGPGTVVGVGGDAVLVVGGANMDVKARSAAPLVAATSNPGRTHLSPGGVGRNIAENLARLGRTTRLVTVVGTDHLGDDLLARTAASGVDVRAVRRTPDHPTGTYTAVLDDAGELAVAVSSMAAVETLTPVDLPADLVAGAGLVVVDGNVSAAVVAHVVTTASACRVPVVLDPVSVAKAARVASYLGGLAMVTPNTDELTALAGTGDRDAALAALHARGVGTVWLRSGRDGSRLSTPDGTAVLASVPARAVDVTGAGDAMLAAYCHALLDGADPVDAARYGHAAAALTVATTATVHPDLSDDLVRSLL from the coding sequence GTGGAGACGGGCAGCGACCGGGACGGGCCGGGGACGGTCGTGGGCGTGGGGGGCGACGCGGTCCTGGTCGTCGGCGGGGCCAACATGGACGTCAAGGCCCGGTCGGCCGCCCCGTTGGTCGCCGCCACCAGCAACCCCGGCCGCACCCACCTCAGCCCCGGCGGGGTGGGGCGCAACATCGCCGAGAACCTCGCCCGGCTGGGCCGGACCACCCGGCTGGTCACCGTGGTCGGCACCGACCACCTCGGCGACGACCTGCTCGCCCGCACCGCCGCCAGCGGCGTCGACGTCCGGGCGGTACGGCGCACCCCGGACCACCCGACCGGCACCTACACCGCGGTCCTGGACGACGCCGGCGAGCTCGCCGTCGCGGTCTCCTCGATGGCGGCGGTGGAGACCCTCACCCCGGTCGACCTCCCCGCCGACCTGGTCGCCGGCGCCGGGCTGGTCGTGGTCGACGGGAACGTGTCGGCGGCCGTGGTCGCGCACGTGGTGACGACCGCGTCGGCCTGCCGGGTGCCGGTGGTGCTCGACCCGGTCAGCGTGGCGAAGGCGGCCCGGGTGGCGTCGTACCTGGGTGGGTTGGCGATGGTCACCCCGAACACCGACGAGCTCACCGCCCTGGCCGGCACCGGTGACCGCGATGCCGCCCTGGCCGCGCTGCACGCGCGCGGCGTCGGCACCGTCTGGCTCCGCTCGGGTCGCGACGGCTCCCGGTTGAGCACCCCGGACGGCACCGCCGTGCTGGCCTCGGTCCCGGCCCGCGCGGTCGACGTGACCGGGGCCGGTGACGCGATGCTGGCCGCCTACTGCCATGCCCTGCTCGACGGCGCCGACCCGGTCGACGCCGCCCGCTACGGCCACGCGGCCGCCGCCCTCACCGTCGCCACCACGGCGACGGTGCACCCCGACCTGTCCGACGACCTGGTGAGGAGCCTGTTGTGA
- a CDS encoding exodeoxyribonuclease VII small subunit, whose protein sequence is MSTETPTPPTDADEPAPSYEEARAELVEVVQKLETGGTTLEESLALWERGEALATICQEWLDGARERLDAVIGADAGEDSGDED, encoded by the coding sequence ATGAGCACTGAGACCCCCACCCCGCCGACCGACGCGGACGAGCCGGCGCCGTCGTACGAGGAGGCTCGGGCCGAGCTGGTCGAGGTGGTGCAGAAGTTGGAGACCGGCGGCACCACGCTCGAGGAGTCGCTGGCGCTCTGGGAGCGCGGCGAGGCGCTGGCCACGATCTGCCAGGAGTGGCTTGACGGCGCCCGCGAGCGGCTGGACGCGGTGATCGGGGCCGACGCGGGCGAGGACTCCGGCGACGAGGACTGA
- a CDS encoding class I SAM-dependent methyltransferase — translation MSEDHYFSADPSAPFQRAPVRARVWDLDLDLVSGSGVFAQGRLDVGTAVLFRETEPPAGPRILDLGCGYGVIGLACALARPTTRVTAVDVNRRALLLAAENAERLGVADRYRAVEPDQVPADAVFDEIWSNPPIRIGKQALHELLLRWLPRLAPEGRAVLVVGKNLGADSLQRWLGEQGHPTRRLASAKGFRVLEVDRQE, via the coding sequence ATGAGTGAGGACCACTACTTCTCCGCCGACCCGAGCGCGCCGTTCCAGCGGGCACCGGTCCGGGCCCGGGTCTGGGACCTCGACCTGGACCTGGTGAGCGGCTCCGGGGTCTTCGCCCAGGGGCGGCTCGACGTCGGCACCGCGGTCCTCTTCCGGGAGACCGAGCCGCCGGCCGGCCCACGGATCCTCGACCTCGGCTGCGGCTACGGAGTGATCGGCCTGGCCTGCGCGCTGGCCCGGCCGACGACGCGGGTGACGGCGGTCGACGTGAACCGACGCGCGTTGCTGCTGGCCGCCGAGAACGCGGAGCGACTCGGCGTGGCCGACCGCTACCGGGCGGTGGAGCCCGACCAGGTCCCCGCCGACGCGGTCTTCGACGAGATCTGGTCCAACCCGCCGATCCGGATCGGCAAGCAGGCGCTGCACGAGCTGTTGCTGCGCTGGCTGCCCCGGCTGGCGCCGGAGGGTCGCGCGGTGCTGGTGGTCGGCAAGAACCTCGGTGCCGACTCGCTGCAGCGCTGGCTGGGCGAGCAGGGCCACCCGACCCGGCGGCTGGCCAGCGCGAAGGGCTTCCGGGTGCTCGAGGTCGACCGGCAGGAGTAG
- a CDS encoding methionine/alanine import family NSS transporter small subunit — protein sequence MSGAAIAMMLLAMLVIWGGLIAAIINLNRGGSAGEVTQDAGKHRDL from the coding sequence ATGAGCGGCGCAGCGATCGCGATGATGCTGCTGGCGATGCTGGTGATCTGGGGCGGACTGATCGCCGCGATCATCAACCTCAACCGCGGCGGGTCGGCCGGCGAGGTCACCCAGGACGCCGGCAAGCACCGCGACCTCTGA
- a CDS encoding sodium-dependent transporter produces the protein MATQSSSTPEKSRGAFSSRRVFILAAIGSAVGLGNIWRFPYVAYENGGGAFILPYIVALLTAGIPFLFLDYALGHRFRGSAPLSFARLRRGAEGLGWWQVGICFVIAVYYAVIIAWALRYTFFSVDKAWGDDPNGFFFGDFLEAGDPGVTVDIVPGVLVPLLLVWLVLIVVLVLGVQKGIGATAAIFIPVLILAFGALVVRALFLPGAGAGLDTLFTPSWAALAEPSVWVAAFGQIFFSLSIGFGIMITYASYVDRDTDMVGSGLVVGFANSGFELLAGIGVFAALGFMAQASGKAVDEVASGGIGLAFVAFPAIISEAPAGALIGVLFFGSLVIAGLTSLISVIEVVVSAVRDKFALSRVAATMVVALPAALVSLVLFSTTSGVYVLDIADHFINQFGILLVAVVSMVVVAWVLRALPLLADHLNLTGSVHLGTWWRALVMVITPVALAIVLVDAFRTDVQTPYGDPSAPFPAWMLGVFGWGTAAAVLVFGFLAAMVPWARHDALADPDPSPSGRHVEKGAEA, from the coding sequence ATGGCCACGCAGTCGAGCAGTACCCCGGAGAAGTCTCGCGGCGCGTTCTCCTCGCGGCGGGTGTTCATCCTGGCCGCGATCGGGTCGGCGGTCGGACTGGGCAACATCTGGCGGTTCCCCTACGTCGCCTACGAGAACGGCGGCGGCGCGTTCATCCTCCCCTACATCGTCGCCCTGCTGACCGCGGGCATCCCGTTCCTCTTCCTGGACTACGCGCTGGGTCACCGGTTCCGCGGCTCGGCGCCGCTCTCCTTCGCCCGGCTGCGCCGCGGCGCCGAGGGGCTGGGCTGGTGGCAGGTGGGGATCTGCTTCGTGATCGCCGTCTACTACGCGGTGATCATCGCCTGGGCGCTGCGCTACACGTTCTTCTCGGTCGACAAGGCTTGGGGCGACGACCCGAACGGGTTCTTCTTCGGCGACTTCCTCGAGGCCGGGGACCCCGGTGTCACGGTGGACATCGTGCCGGGGGTGCTGGTCCCGCTGCTGCTGGTGTGGCTGGTGCTGATCGTGGTCCTGGTCCTCGGTGTGCAGAAGGGCATCGGGGCCACGGCGGCGATCTTCATCCCGGTCCTGATCCTGGCCTTCGGCGCGCTGGTGGTGCGCGCCCTCTTCCTCCCCGGCGCCGGCGCCGGACTGGACACGCTCTTCACGCCGAGCTGGGCCGCACTCGCCGAGCCGAGCGTGTGGGTCGCCGCCTTCGGGCAGATCTTCTTCTCGCTCTCGATCGGCTTCGGCATCATGATCACCTACGCCTCCTACGTCGACCGGGACACCGACATGGTCGGCTCGGGCCTGGTGGTCGGCTTCGCCAACTCCGGCTTCGAGCTGCTCGCGGGCATCGGTGTCTTCGCCGCGCTGGGCTTCATGGCGCAGGCCAGCGGGAAGGCGGTGGACGAGGTGGCCAGCGGCGGCATCGGACTGGCCTTCGTCGCGTTCCCGGCGATCATCAGCGAGGCTCCCGCCGGCGCCCTGATCGGGGTGCTCTTCTTCGGCTCCCTGGTCATCGCCGGGCTGACCTCCCTGATCTCGGTGATCGAGGTCGTCGTCTCCGCCGTCCGGGACAAGTTCGCCCTGAGCCGGGTCGCCGCCACGATGGTGGTCGCGCTGCCGGCGGCCCTGGTCAGCCTCGTCCTCTTCTCCACCACCAGCGGGGTGTACGTCCTCGACATCGCCGACCACTTCATCAACCAGTTCGGCATCCTGCTGGTCGCCGTGGTGTCGATGGTCGTCGTCGCCTGGGTCCTGCGGGCGCTGCCCCTGCTGGCCGACCACCTCAACCTGACCGGGTCGGTCCACCTCGGCACCTGGTGGCGGGCGCTGGTCATGGTGATCACGCCGGTGGCACTGGCCATCGTTCTGGTCGACGCGTTCCGCACCGACGTCCAGACGCCGTACGGCGATCCGTCGGCGCCGTTCCCGGCGTGGATGCTCGGCGTGTTCGGCTGGGGCACCGCCGCCGCCGTGCTGGTCTTCGGATTCCTGGCGGCGATGGTGCCGTGGGCCCGCCACGATGCGTTGGCCGACCCGGATCCATCGCCGAGCGGGCGGCACGTCGAGAAGGGAGCGGAAGCATGA
- a CDS encoding DUF4245 family protein, producing the protein MSTETTTPSSPPEKPGRYQRSFGGLVVSVVVVVVALGALYAFTGLFRETTEFEPEDIDYLASVAAAQDSGVKAVYPAELPDGWTATGVDLDPADTTTFGLRLLTDDDRFVGIQQEEGSVTGLVTEWVDPDATETDDYLVPDSVSDPVAVQWAGYEDEGGDTGYVADLGKVTVLVYGSAPPEDLQQVVDLLTRAPVEG; encoded by the coding sequence ATGAGCACCGAGACCACGACCCCGTCGAGCCCGCCGGAGAAGCCGGGTCGTTATCAGCGTTCGTTCGGTGGCCTCGTGGTGTCGGTGGTCGTGGTGGTGGTCGCCCTCGGCGCGCTCTACGCCTTCACCGGCCTGTTCCGGGAGACGACCGAGTTCGAGCCGGAGGACATCGACTACCTGGCCTCCGTCGCGGCCGCCCAGGACTCCGGGGTCAAGGCCGTCTACCCGGCCGAGCTCCCCGACGGGTGGACCGCCACCGGCGTCGACCTCGACCCCGCGGACACCACCACCTTCGGCCTGCGGCTGCTCACCGACGACGACCGGTTCGTCGGGATCCAGCAGGAGGAGGGCTCGGTCACCGGGCTGGTCACCGAGTGGGTCGACCCGGACGCCACCGAGACCGACGACTACCTCGTCCCCGACTCCGTCAGCGACCCGGTGGCCGTCCAGTGGGCCGGCTACGAGGACGAGGGCGGCGACACCGGCTACGTCGCCGACCTGGGCAAGGTGACCGTGCTGGTCTACGGCTCGGCGCCGCCCGAGGACCTGCAGCAGGTCGTGGACCTGCTCACCCGGGCGCCCGTGGAGGGCTGA
- a CDS encoding TOBE domain-containing protein, translated as MTTYRVAEAAEILGVSNDTVRRWIEADRVPAVTAGGRTEIEGAALAELATSLQDDAARDRTAGPSVSARNRMAGIVTRVTRDTVMAQVEMACGPYRIVSLMSAEAATELGLEPGVRAIASVKSTSVVVERLR; from the coding sequence GTGACGACGTACCGAGTTGCGGAAGCGGCCGAGATCCTCGGTGTCAGCAATGACACCGTTCGCCGCTGGATCGAGGCCGACCGGGTCCCCGCGGTGACGGCCGGGGGGCGCACGGAGATCGAGGGCGCGGCGCTCGCCGAGCTCGCCACCTCGCTGCAGGACGACGCCGCGCGGGACCGCACCGCCGGACCGTCGGTCAGCGCGCGCAACCGGATGGCCGGGATCGTCACCCGGGTCACCCGGGACACCGTGATGGCGCAGGTCGAGATGGCGTGCGGCCCCTACCGGATCGTCTCGCTGATGAGCGCCGAGGCGGCGACCGAGCTCGGCCTCGAGCCCGGCGTCCGCGCGATCGCCTCGGTGAAGTCCACCAGCGTCGTCGTCGAACGACTCCGCTGA
- the xseA gene encoding exodeoxyribonuclease VII large subunit → MALETSPEKPAPVRQIANAISGWVDRLGVVWVEGQVAQLNRRPGMGTVFLTLRDAVADVSVTVTCSRVLFDSLETPVTEGASILIQAKPSYYANRGTLSLQARDLRLVGLGELLARLEQRRQLLAAEGLFARERKRPLPFLPGSVGLVTAPGSAAERDVLENATRRWPGVRFTTAYATMQGTRSAAEVIEAVRRLDADPAVDVIVVARGGGSVEDLLPFSDEGLVRVVSALRTPVVSAIGHEPDTPLLDLVADVRASTPTDAAKLIVPDMATESVGLTHARERLRRAMGGWLEREQTLVDTIRARPAMADPHVLLDDRTGELTAFRERMRRSLGHRLDRAADDIGHHRARARALSPLATLQRGYAVLQDGDGHVVTSTAGLAPDAALSVRVADGRIHVTTTAIEEIDEH, encoded by the coding sequence GTGGCCCTGGAGACCTCCCCGGAGAAGCCGGCACCGGTCCGGCAGATCGCGAACGCGATCTCCGGGTGGGTGGACCGGCTCGGTGTGGTGTGGGTCGAGGGCCAGGTCGCCCAGCTCAACCGCCGCCCCGGGATGGGCACGGTCTTCCTCACCCTGCGCGACGCCGTGGCCGACGTGTCGGTGACGGTCACCTGCTCGCGGGTGCTGTTCGACAGCCTGGAGACGCCGGTGACCGAAGGCGCCAGCATCCTGATCCAGGCCAAGCCGTCCTACTACGCCAACCGCGGCACGCTGTCGCTGCAGGCGCGCGACCTCCGTCTGGTCGGGCTCGGCGAGCTCCTCGCCCGGTTGGAGCAGCGTCGCCAGCTGCTCGCCGCCGAGGGTCTCTTCGCCCGTGAGCGCAAGCGTCCCCTGCCGTTCCTGCCCGGGTCCGTCGGCCTGGTCACCGCGCCCGGCTCCGCGGCGGAGCGCGACGTGCTCGAGAACGCCACCCGCCGCTGGCCCGGCGTCCGGTTCACCACCGCCTACGCCACCATGCAGGGCACCCGGTCCGCCGCCGAGGTCATCGAGGCCGTACGACGCCTCGACGCCGACCCGGCGGTGGACGTGATCGTGGTGGCCCGCGGAGGCGGCTCCGTGGAGGACCTGCTGCCGTTCTCCGACGAGGGGCTGGTCCGGGTGGTGTCGGCGCTGCGCACCCCGGTGGTCTCCGCGATCGGTCACGAGCCGGACACGCCGCTGCTCGACCTGGTCGCCGACGTCCGCGCCTCGACGCCGACGGACGCGGCCAAGCTGATCGTCCCCGACATGGCCACCGAGTCGGTCGGGCTGACCCACGCCCGGGAGCGGCTGCGGCGCGCGATGGGCGGATGGCTGGAGCGCGAGCAGACGCTCGTCGACACCATCCGCGCCCGACCCGCGATGGCCGACCCGCACGTGCTGCTCGACGACCGCACCGGCGAGCTCACCGCCTTCCGGGAGCGGATGCGACGCAGCCTCGGCCACCGGCTGGACCGGGCCGCGGACGACATCGGTCACCACCGGGCCCGTGCCCGCGCGCTCTCCCCGCTGGCCACCCTGCAGCGCGGCTACGCGGTCCTGCAGGACGGCGACGGGCACGTCGTCACCAGCACCGCCGGGCTCGCCCCGGACGCTGCGCTCAGCGTCCGGGTGGCCGACGGCCGGATCCACGTCACCACCACCGCGATCGAGGAGATCGATGAGCACTGA